A single Paraburkholderia sp. D15 DNA region contains:
- a CDS encoding dihydrofolate reductase family protein: protein MKPYIVAHMMSSLDGRSLTDGWHLDFASDLYEDTAASFEADGWICGRVTMQEISHGTDYPRGLAKGTVPRTDHFVERHADQYAISIDPQGRVAWKSNTALKSHVVEVLTGQVADDYLAYLQSIGVSYVFGGERDIDLGKVVQTLAHELGVKKLIVEGGSHVSGAFVNAGLVDEVSVLILPLVDGRSEHPSSFEVAMEKWQAPAYLKLASVEKTQHDGVWLRYTKSVKV from the coding sequence ATGAAACCCTATATCGTCGCTCACATGATGTCCTCGCTCGATGGCCGCAGCCTCACCGACGGCTGGCATCTCGACTTCGCGTCGGACCTGTACGAAGACACGGCGGCCAGCTTCGAAGCCGACGGCTGGATCTGCGGCCGCGTGACCATGCAGGAGATTTCGCACGGTACCGACTATCCGCGTGGGCTCGCGAAGGGCACGGTGCCGCGCACCGATCATTTCGTCGAGCGGCACGCGGATCAGTACGCGATCTCGATCGATCCGCAAGGACGTGTGGCGTGGAAAAGCAATACGGCGCTGAAATCGCACGTGGTCGAAGTGCTCACCGGGCAGGTGGCCGACGATTACCTCGCGTACCTGCAATCGATCGGCGTGTCGTACGTGTTCGGCGGTGAACGCGACATCGATCTCGGCAAGGTCGTGCAGACGCTCGCGCACGAACTGGGGGTGAAAAAACTGATCGTGGAGGGCGGCTCGCACGTGAGCGGCGCGTTCGTGAATGCGGGACTCGTCGACGAAGTGAGCGTGTTGATCCTGCCGCTCGTGGATGGACGCAGCGAGCATCCGTCTTCATTCGAAGTCGCGATGGAGAAGTGGCAGGCGCCGGCGTATCTGAAGCTCGCATCGGTGGAGAAGACGCAGCATG